GACCCAGGGCCTCCAGGTACGGCCGCGTGCTCCACTCCAGGCGCCGCACCCGCGTCCACGGCACGTCGAGCGCCGGGCCCCCGCCCGGGCGCCCCTGGAACGACAGCCGTTCGTCGCTCACCGCCAGGGTGCGCCGGTTGCCCAGGTCCAGCGCCAGCGGGGAGACGCGGGGCGGAGGGGCAGAAGCCTCCGGAGCCACGGGGGGCAGGGGTGCCTCCGGCAGCTCCGCGTTGCAGAAGGCACAGCGGCGCCGGGCCGCCGTCTGGGGGCGCCCGCAGGAGGAGCACATGACGAGCACTTCCGCGGGCACTTCCCCTCCCTCGCTTGCCGTCAGCCGACGACGAAGTTCACCAGCCGCTTGGGGACGAAGACGAACTTGCGCAGCGTCTTGCCTTCGAGGGCGGCCTTCACCTTGTCGTCCGCCTCCGCCGCCGCGCGCACCGCCGCCTCGTCCGCGTCCGCCGCCACGCGCACCTCCGCGCGCAGCTTGCCGTTTACCTGCACGGCGTACGGAATCACGTCGTCCACCACCAGCGCCGGGTCGAACTCCGGCCAGGCCTCCGTGACGGTGGACGACTTCGCGCCGTAGGCCTCCGCCAGCTCGTCCGCGATGTGCGGCGCGAACGGGGTGAGGATGCGCGCGAGCAGCCGCATCGCCTCGCCCATCGCCGCCTTCTCCGCGGGCGTCTCCGGCGTGCCCACCGCGTAGAGCGCGTTCACGCACTCCATCACGCCGGCGACGGCGGTGTTGAAGGACAGGCGCTCGATGGCCTCCGTCACGCGCTTGACGCACTTGTGCGCCGCGCGGCGCGTCTCCAGCGCCTTGCCCTCGTAGGGGCCCGAGTGCGTGGCCTCCGCCGAGGAAGCGTGGTGCGTGGCGGCCAGCGTCCACACGCGCTTGAGGAAGCGGAAGACGCCCTCCACCTGCTCGTGGGACCAGTCGAAGTCGCGCTCCGGCGGGCCCGCGAAGAGCACGTAGGTGCGCGCCGTGTCCGCGCCGTACTTCGCCACGATGGTGTTGGGCGCCACGCCGTTGCCGTAGCGCTTGCCCATCTTGCGGCCGTCCGCGCCGTTGACGATGCCCTGCGTGATCAGCCGCGTGACGGGCTCGTCCACCGGAGAGAGCCCGAGCAGCTTCATCACCCGGGTCCAGAACCGGAAGTAGAGCAGGTGCATCACGCCGTGCTCGGGGCCGCCCACGTAGATGTCCACGGGCAGCCAGCGCTTGCCCTCCTTCGGGTCGAAGGGCGCGGCGTCGTACTTCGGCGACAGGTAGCGCGCGAAGTACCAGCAGGAGTCGACGAACGTGTCCATCGTCTCCGCCTCCCGGCGCGCGGGGCCGCCGCACTTCGGGCAGGTCGTGTTGATGAAGGACGGCACCTTCGCGAGCGGCGGCTCACCCTTGCCGGTGAGCACCGCCTGCGTGTCGATGTCCGGCAGCCGCACCGGGAGCTGGTCCTCCGGGACGGGGATGCCCTTGCGCTCCGGGTCGCACTTCTCGCAGTAGACGATGGGGATGGGCGTGCCCCAGTAGCGCTGGCGGCTGAAGCCCCAGTCCTTCTGGCGGTACGTCACCGTCGCCTTGCCCTGCCCCTGCCCCTCCAGCTTCGCGGCCAGCTTCACGCGCGCTTCGGCCGAAGGCATTCCGGTGAAGTCACCGGAGTCCACCAGCACGCCGTCCTCCGTGTAGGCCGCCTCCAGCGTCTCCCCAGCGCCGAGCTTGTCGCCCGTCGCGGGCTGGATGACGACGCGCACGGGCAGCGCGTACTTGCGCGCGAAGGCGAAGTCGCGGGCGTCGTGCGCCGGCACGCTCATCACCGCGCCGGTGCCGTAGTCGCTCACCACGAAGTTGGCGATCCAGATGGGCACCGGCTGGCCCGTCACCGGGTTCAGCGCGTAGCCGCCGGTGAAGACGCCCTCCTTCTCCGCGTCCTCGCCCAGCCGCTCCGTCTTGTTCTGCGCGGCCATCTTCTTCGCGAACGCGTCCACGTCCGCGCGGCGGTCCGCCGTCGTCACCTGGGCCACGAGCTTGTGGTCCGGCGCGAGCACCACGTAGGTGCAGCCGTAGAGCGTGTCCACGCGGGTGGTGAAGACGCGCAGGGCGGCGTCATGCCCCTGCACGCGGAAGTCCACCTCCGCGCCGTCCGAGCGGCCAATCCAGTTGCGCTGGGCGGCGGTGATGCGGTCCGGCCACTCCTTGAGCGTGTCGAGCGCGTCGAGCAGGTCCTGCGAGTACTTCGTGATGCGGAACGCCCACTCGGGCATCTCCTTGTCCTGCACCTCGGAGTCGCAGCGCTCGCAGCGGCCGTCCTTCACCTGCTCGTTGGCGATGACGGTGAGGCAGCCCGTGCACCAGTTCACCTTGCTG
The window above is part of the Corallococcus caeni genome. Proteins encoded here:
- the leuS gene encoding leucine--tRNA ligase, whose product is MAMNERYEPQSIEGKWQTRWEEEGLFRAGRRPDAPKKYVLEMLPYPSGQMHMGHVRNYLIGDVYARYYQMRGFDVLHPMGWDAFGLPAENAAIKDGVHPVIRTRENIESFKAEIKTLGYSYDWTREVNTSQPEYYRWNQWFFLQMLERGLVYRRFSKVNWCTGCLTVIANEQVKDGRCERCDSEVQDKEMPEWAFRITKYSQDLLDALDTLKEWPDRITAAQRNWIGRSDGAEVDFRVQGHDAALRVFTTRVDTLYGCTYVVLAPDHKLVAQVTTADRRADVDAFAKKMAAQNKTERLGEDAEKEGVFTGGYALNPVTGQPVPIWIANFVVSDYGTGAVMSVPAHDARDFAFARKYALPVRVVIQPATGDKLGAGETLEAAYTEDGVLVDSGDFTGMPSAEARVKLAAKLEGQGQGKATVTYRQKDWGFSRQRYWGTPIPIVYCEKCDPERKGIPVPEDQLPVRLPDIDTQAVLTGKGEPPLAKVPSFINTTCPKCGGPARREAETMDTFVDSCWYFARYLSPKYDAAPFDPKEGKRWLPVDIYVGGPEHGVMHLLYFRFWTRVMKLLGLSPVDEPVTRLITQGIVNGADGRKMGKRYGNGVAPNTIVAKYGADTARTYVLFAGPPERDFDWSHEQVEGVFRFLKRVWTLAATHHASSAEATHSGPYEGKALETRRAAHKCVKRVTEAIERLSFNTAVAGVMECVNALYAVGTPETPAEKAAMGEAMRLLARILTPFAPHIADELAEAYGAKSSTVTEAWPEFDPALVVDDVIPYAVQVNGKLRAEVRVAADADEAAVRAAAEADDKVKAALEGKTLRKFVFVPKRLVNFVVG